In the genome of Vicia villosa cultivar HV-30 ecotype Madison, WI linkage group LG7, Vvil1.0, whole genome shotgun sequence, one region contains:
- the LOC131618279 gene encoding probable WRKY transcription factor 41 produces the protein MEVIKYEQIGVIGELRQGEELAKQLYGQICSSSSSSTSSPSSSSSSSHEANEVLLDKILLSIEKAITMVKDNVGNFKTKNVNMIDSHCSNGSPKSEVQDSDFKQKHVSKKRKTIPKWTEQVKVYLESASEGSMEDGYSWRKYGQKDILGAKFPRGYYRCTHRNAQGCLATKQVQKSEADPMIYEITYKGRHTCIQSSHLNKPHSSKKMKFGQNNSQLPNQKIQPQEEKIQPTTQEIISTFDNKEDVFPSFNFSSPTIGYENEDDKIFLETLIENNFMENEDNNNIFSESNVFTLSLLDLDNIGLGPSESDMSDMISGPNSVVDSSIDLDIFDDMNFDMDFSSNIQEFYY, from the exons GCAACTTTATGGTCAAATttgctcttcatcttcttcatcaacatcatcaccatcatcatcaagttCATCATCACATGAAGCAAATGAAGTCTTACTTGATAAAATACTTTTGTCAATTGAGAAAGCAATCACCATGGTGAAGGATAATGTGGGAAATTTCAAGACAAAAAATGTTAACATGATTGATTCTCATTGTTCAAATGGAAGTCCTAAAAGTGAGGTTCAAGATTCAGATTTCAAGCAAAAACATGTCTCCAAGAAAAG AAAAACTATTCCTAAGTGGACAGAACAAGTGAAGGTGTATTTAGAATCAGCTTCTGAGGGGTCTATGGAGGATGGATATAGCTGGAGAAAGTATGGACAAAAGGATATTCTTGGAGCTAAGTTTCCAAG AGGATATTACAGATGCACACATAGAAACGCACAAGGTTGTTTAGCTACAAAGCAAGTGCAAAAATCAGAAGCAGATCCAATGATATATGAGATAACCTACAAAGGAAGACACACATGCATCCAATCAAGTCATTTGAACAAACCACATTCAtcaaaaaagatgaagtttggaCAAAACAATTCACAATTACCCAATCAAAAAATTCAACCACAAGAAGAAAAAATCCAACCAACAACCCAAGAGATAATTTCCACTTTTGACAACAAAGAGGATGTGTTTCCATCATTCAATTTTTCTTCTCCTACAATAGGATATGAAAATGAAGATGACAAGATATTTTTAGAGACATTGATTGAAAACAATTTCATGGAAAATGAAGACAACAACAATATATTCTCGGAGTCAAATGTTTTTACTTTGTCACTATTGGATTTGGATAATATTGGGCTAGGCCCAAGTGAGTCTGACATGAGTGATATGATTTCAGGCCCGAATTCAGTTGTCGATTCGTCGATAGATTTAGATATCTTTGATGATATGAACTTCGACATGGATTTTTCGAGCAACATTCAAGAATTTTACTATTGA